A genomic window from Cucumis melo cultivar AY chromosome 8, USDA_Cmelo_AY_1.0, whole genome shotgun sequence includes:
- the LOC103495803 gene encoding pyrroline-5-carboxylate reductase: MEVLPISIDAYRLGFIGAGKMAESIAKGIVQSGLLPPSRISTAVHSNPSRRIAFESFGVRVLPKNDNVVEESDVVILSVKPQVVKNVVLKLRPLLSGKKLLVSVAAGVKLKDLQDWAGHNRFVRVMPNTPAAVGEAASVMSLGEGAIKEDGQLVAKLFGSVGKIWEAEEKYFDAITGLSGSGPAYIFLAIEALADGGVAAGLPRELAMGLASQTVLGAASMVTKTGKHPGQLKDDVTSPGGTTIAGIHELEKGGLRGMFMNAVVAAAKRGQELSPK; encoded by the exons ATGGAGGTCCTTCCCATTTCAATTGATGCATACAGATTAGGGTTCATCGGAGCTGGAAAAATGGCTGAAAGTATAGCTAAGGGTATTGTCCAATCTGGTCTTTTACCTCCTTCTCGTATCTCCACGGCTGTTCACTCCAACCCTAGTCGCCGCATTGCCTTCGAATCATTCGGCGTTAGAGTCCTTCCCAAGAACGATAAC GTGGTTGAAGAAAGTGATGTGGTCATTTTATCTGTTAAGCCTCAAGTTG TTAAGAATGTGGTGTTGAAGTTGAGGCCTCTACTCTCAGGGAAGAAGCTTTTAGTTTCAGTTGCTGCTGGGGTAAAACTGAAGGATCTACAG GATTGGGCAGGTCATAACCGATTCGTTAGAGTTATGCCAAATACTCCCGCGGCTGTTGGAGAGGCTGCATCAG TTATGAGCTTGGGAGAAGGTGCAATAAAAGAGGACGGACAACTAGTAGCTAAATTATTTGGATCTGTGGGTAAGATATGGGAAGCTGAGGAGAAATACTTTGATGCAATCACTGGTTTGAG TGGAAGTGGACCAGCATACATATTCCTAGCAATTGAAGCTTTGGCGGACGGAGGAGTTGCTGCAGGTCTACCACGAGAACTTGCAATGGGTCTAGCTTCTCAAACT GTATTAGGTGCAGCCTCCATGGTGACTAAAACTGGGAAGCATCCAGGACAGCTCAAAGATGATGTTACATCACCTGGTGGGACTACCATTGCTGGTATACATGAACTAGAGAAGGGAGGACTCCGTGGCATGTTTATGAACGCCGTGGTTGCTGCTGCTAAGCGTGGTCAAGAACTTTCCCCGAAGTAG
- the LOC103495802 gene encoding uncharacterized protein LOC103495802: MAKLFIKQAKNYAEGRPSYPSKLFEYITSKTPFHDLVWDVGTGTGQAAQSLAAHYTTVIATDTSPKQLEYATKLPNVHYRQTPSTMSIEEVEKMVAPPGTVDLVTVAQALHWFNLPSFYQNVRCVLKKPHGIIAAWCYSLPEVNNAIDTVLRRIYKTDFGPYWDAPRRLVDEEYKTIEFPFEAVDGEEPITEFAAEKEMEFEEYLIYLRSWSSYQTAKDLGIELLSNEVVEELERAWNEDGVKGKKVAKFPIHLKIGRVGNNN; the protein is encoded by the exons ATGGCAAAGCTGTTCATAAAACAAGCCAAGAATTATGCAGAAGGAAGACCCAGTTATCCATCCAAGTTGTTTGAATACATTACTTCCAAAACTCCCTTCCACGACCTCGTTTGGGACGTCGGCACCGGCACCGGCCAAGCTGCTCAATCT CTTGCAGCACACTACACCACCGTGATCGCCACTGACACGAGCCCAAAACAGCTTGAGTATGCAACCAAACTTCCCAATGTTCACTACCGCCAAACCCCATCGACAATGTCCATCGAGGAAGTCGAGAAAATGGTGGCACCACCGGGGACTGTCGACTTAGTCACTGTGGCACAAGCCCTCCATTGGTTCAACCTCCCATCTTTCTATCAAAACGTACGATGCGTCTTGAAGAAACCTCACGGCATCATTGCGGCCTGGTGCTACTCATTGCCCGAAGTCAATAATGCCATCGACACTGTCCTCCGCCGCATCTACAAAACAGATTTTGGGCCGTATTGGGATGCACCAAGGAGGTTGGTGGATGAAGAGTATAAAACGATTGAATTCCCATTCGAGGCGGTGGATGGGGAGGAGCCGATAACGGAGTTTGCAGCAGAGAAGGAGATGGAGTTTGAGGAGTATTTGATATATTTAAGGTCTTGGTCATCATATCAAACAGCCAAAGATTTGGGAATAGAGCTTCTAAGTAATGAAGTGGTTGAAGAGCTTGAGAGGGCTTGGAATGAAGATGGGGTTAAGGGTAAAAAAGTGGCCAAATTTCCAATCCATTTGAAGATAGGGAGAGTGGGAAACAATAACTAA